The DNA sequence GCCAAACAACGACTTTGACTTTGAGATTATCTTCATTGCCTACCCCGAAAGGGTCGATGGACAAATCCCTCCGGCTGTGGTGAACCATGTTGCCCAAACCATTGTGCAGAAATTAGGCAAAAAGCATGATAAATATCTGCCCTTCTATAAATATCTTTGGGAAAAAAAGGGCGAGGCGGGGCAGACTGCCTTCATCGCCATCATGGCAAAGCTTTTACCCAAAAAGCCGGAGCTTTATATGCCCCTGGTGGAAAAAGCCGTGAACAGTGCCGCGGAATCGCAATTGAACACGCTTTTGGACAAAGTGATGCTGCCGCGTTTGCGCAAACAACCGGAAAAATATCTGCATTATGCCTACGAATGGGTCGCGTCCCCCAAGGAAATAATCCGCAAACAGGCTGTGAACCTTTTGGTGAAGCTGATGAGGCGAGAACCCGAGCTGCGGCAGGATGTTCTGCAGCATTTTGTGAACCAATGGCTTCAGCCCTTGGAAGAGCAGGCCGCCGACCACATTGTTCTGTTGAAAGCCGTGCACAAGATGGATCCGGAGCTGTATTTGGAGCTTTGGCAACAGCATGGTCAAACCCGTGACCCTCAAAGCGCAGAAATCCTCTGCGCGTCGATTTTGGACTATCATCCCCAGATTGAGGAAGCGGTTGAACCCTGGACAAAAAGCGGCAATGCCAGGCTGAAAAAAGCCGCCCTGGCAGCGCAAAGAATACTACAAAAAAAGAAGCCTAAATAAATGGACCTAAGCATTTTAATCACACCGGCGGGGATGGACGCCATCCAGCGCCGCATACAGGAATTGATGAACGAACGCCCCGAAGTGATCGAAGCTGTCGCCATCGCGCGCGAATTTGGGGATCTCAGTGAAAACGCTGAATACAAGGCGGCGCGTGAAAGACAGCGCCAGATTGATGGTGAAATCGACCATCTGCGTCGTCGCGCTGCCAGGCTCAAGGTGATTGATCCCACTGCCATCCCAAAGGATAAGGTGCGCTTCGGCAGCGTTTGCCACACCCGCGATCTTCACAGCGGTGAGGAAATTGTTTTTCAAGTGGTGGGCGTGGATGAACTTAACTATTTTAACCATCAGGAGATTCAACCGGTTTCGGTTCTTTCGCCCATCGGAAAAGCTCTTTTGGGCTGCCAGGCTGAGGAAGTTGCCCTCGTGCGTGCTCCCATCGGAAATCGGGAACTTCAAATCCTGAAGATATCTTAAAGTCATATAAAACGGAGAAATAAATGAAAGAAAAGAAGAATGCCAAGAAGACAGCTCTAAGCTATGAGCGCAAGAATTTTTGGAAGGAAGCCAGCCCGGCTGAGATTAAAAAAGCTCATGCTTTCGCGGGCCCTTACAAGGATTTTTTGAACGAATGTAAAACCGAACGCGAGACCGTTGTTTGGACAGAAGCCCTGCTGAAGGCAAACAAATTTCAGCTTCTGGGAAAAAGCAAAGGCGGAAAAAAGGTCTATAGCATTTTCCGCGGAAAGACCATGGCCATGGCTGTAATCGGCTCAAAGCCGGTCAGCGAAGGCGTGAACATGGTTGCTGCACATATTGATACTCCCAGGGTGGATTTGAAACAAAACCCGCTCTATGAAGATAAAAACAGCGACA is a window from the Candidatus Cloacimonadota bacterium genome containing:
- a CDS encoding transcription elongation factor GreA; this translates as MDLSILITPAGMDAIQRRIQELMNERPEVIEAVAIAREFGDLSENAEYKAARERQRQIDGEIDHLRRRAARLKVIDPTAIPKDKVRFGSVCHTRDLHSGEEIVFQVVGVDELNYFNHQEIQPVSVLSPIGKALLGCQAEEVALVRAPIGNRELQILKIS